In Diadema setosum chromosome 7, eeDiaSeto1, whole genome shotgun sequence, the DNA window TCAAGATTAGTACCATGGTGAGTCTTTCTGATTATGGTGCAAATAATCATGTGAATGGCAGTACAATCTTTACAAGAGTGGATGCAACAGCTTTGacttttgaaaacatgtcaTAAAAGGAACTCTTGCACATGAATGTAAACAACATTTCAGCCTGTTTCTGactgtctctctctctataaGCCATCAAAAGCAACTGCAGGTGTATTTTTAGTGCTTAGCTATAATTATGTAGACTACAGTTTTTGCGTTCCCACGTCCCACAAAAAAGTGCCACCTCTATGTTATACGCATGATAtggtacatacagtgtatgtatttttctgtgtgtgtgagcgtgtggtGGTGAGTGTTTGAACAGTAAACATGAGAATCGGTCACAGCAGTTGGTTTTATAATGCCTGCTAGTTGAGTCTAGCCTACTGCTGATGCATTCAGGCACAAAGTCAGAGCTCATCTAGCACACACAACACAATGGCAGTTACGAGAGGATCAATACTCCATTGTAGCACTAAACAAAGAGATGGGCCCTCATACTGTGATAGTGTGGCTACATGCATAGCAATTATTATGTGCTTGTGAACTCTTTGCCCTCACTCAAAGACAAGAGTATATCCATAATTGTAAAATAAAGTTTGCACCATTGTACTTCCTGCTTGTAGCACAAAGCCCAAATCCTAAACATCAGTTTAAATTCATCGTCAATTAGTAGACATGAAACAAGCTTACATAATGATACAAATGATTcaataaatacatacaaattGTGTGACTCAACTGAGTGCAATCCTAAAACTattcttaacctgttgaagactagtcccaagtattctTGGGCAGGTATCTATGGGAGATGTGTGTTGTAAcgaaatcagcctgtcctcaacaggttaatgttaACCGTTCATAAGTGtttcttttattcaaaatttgCTCATTCATATGAGCAAATACCGGTTTAAAGGGgtcctgaaatccaaatgcatgttaatttatgataccctcaacatcacttttgtggtgaaacgaatatctagaaacattctgtatattttgaacgattttttcttctatttttcttcagattacttgagaacgcccacaaaaaatcctttgaaaaccaatattcctcagatgacctcatatgtcaatcattgctaaagtactgaaatgtttaacaaaagacattggaatgcaccttcccctcgactcagcataacttgcatgttcccttgCCATGTCTTTAGTTactcacattaatatcacagaaacaggcaagttatgctgagtcgaggggaaggtgcattccaatgtcttttgttaaacatttcagtactttagcaatgattgacagatgaggtcatctgaggaatattggtttggaaggattttttttttttgtaagcgttcccaagtaatctgaagaaaaatagaagaaaaaaaatcattaaaaatatacagaatgtttctagatatttgtttcaccgcaaaagtgatgttgagggtatcataaatcaacgcAAATCAACATGcgtttggatttcagggccccttagATTTCGTTCTTGCTTTGACTGCACACATACAGACAGAACTTTGTAAACCCAAATATTCAAAGAAACAAGTAGTAGCTTTGGATCTGTTGACAACTTAAATGAGAATGCCTCATATCCCTCAATCTCTCTTCAGAGGGTTCATATATAGTGGTGTGCTAATGTATATTCTTACTGTCAATGATATTGAGTCATTTTAAAAGTTTAATACTGACCTCATCCTTGTAGACGATGGCAAGAGAAGCTCCTGTTATCTCCAACACGACAATGATCACGAGCAGGGCAAGGAACTGTGTGGGAATAGGTTCAAAATAAGGACATAAGTAGTATGTTCATATCAGTATTCAAGCATTCCgcaacatacagtacatgttcATGTTCTCTATGAGGATTCATTATCAGCTTTCATCCCTCAAATGCACCTGGTTTGCATGTGTAATAACCTGCTATTAAATACAGTGAAACCTTGTTAGTAAGTTTCTGTTGCCTGATATACAGTTGTAGTAAGAAATCTGATACAAAATTTAAACTGCCCTCCAGGTATGTCAAGGTTTTAAGTTCCTTGTTATAACAAGGTTCCCTTGTATTGGGTCGTCATAGTAATGTACAGGTGTGTACTTGCGTTTAGTTTGCTTCGTAAGTGTCACTATAAAGGtgtgaagcattttttttttcagtaatgtGGCAGTTCACATTGTGAGAGGTACTGTACTGGTACTgtagtggtacatgtataccaaGAACACTCAAGACTACACTGACAGATCCTCTACCACCTCtatctttgttttcattcttcacATTTGCTCGGCTGCCAAGAGATAATGTGAGAGCAACAAGTACAATGCTAGGCTTGaaaattggcaaaaaaaaaaaaaaaaaaaatgtgtccctcaatattttgtaaacaatTCATTTCCCAGTCTCACCCCAGCTTCCCAATTACTTTCATTAAATGTAATTTACAATGCCATGAATATCATTAGATGCTATATTGACAGGCATCAGATTAAAGCAAAAATCAAATTTATGGCAGTAATTGCATAATTGGCAGAGATTTTGTCATTCATGGGCATACCTCCCCTTTCCTACATGTATAATTGCCTCTATCTGTTTACCACAGAATTGTATACTTGATTGATGCATTTATATAACTGTATTGGTGAGAGAATGCATTAGGTTAgggtattattttctttctaaatCAATATTTCACTTGATCAAGCCCTCACCACTCGAGGTAAAATACAAATTGGGCTATGAAACTGACATGTGGCAATGAATACAATGAGAAGCCATTTGTATAATACAATACTAATGAGCTGAAGGGATGTTTTGATGACAGCCAAGGccatcaaattaatgaaatcattccATGGATCTACACATTATATTTCGCCACATGCCTACCCAATACAGTGGAAAACCACCGGAAGTGGACGCCTTCTCTTCCTTGTGTATTTATGTAGTCAACCAGATAATAACTTTGAGTGACCTTCCTTGGAATTCAGCTGCTGTGATATCGAcagtgtatatactgtataaggtAGCatgctgattttgatatatacGGCTGTACCAAAGATCTACATTTTTTCAAGTCTGACTTTGAGAGTCAAACGAACAAAAGCCACTACAATGTTTCcacattcacaaaatttgttGCTTTCTCTATGTAATGTCTGTCCTTCTGAAATTCAAAGCTGCAGTGGCAGTTGTCAGATTCTTTGAATAACTTTCAAGAAATCAACCAAATTAATCTACTGAATACATTCTAAAGACAGATACTTCAATGCATTACATCATATTCAGTTGAAACATTGTACCTACTGTATTTCTTTCCCATTTGCACTGCAAGTGCAGTGTAGTGTACATGTAGGCCCATATCATACAATTTTATACTTTATATGCCATGCCATGTGTGACATATGTAAACAataggtacaatgtattttcataaatttatattcaatgtaaaatgtgtatgtataatgtaaacATGGCCACATAGaaacatatgtatgtatttgattGCATTGAACAGTAATTGGGTCTACTTGTAGGCTCAATCTATTGTGAGGAAACTAGAAACTTCTAAAAAGACTATTGGTACTTGGAAGTGGAATGATGAACTTGTCAGGTTAGGTActacaacatgtacaatgtacatcctgTTGAATGGGTAGACAGCATTTTGAGTACAGACCCacatgcaactttttttttatctactgCATAAATAGCTTTCCCATCCTGTCTTAACTTCCTCAAGCAGTGTTATTGCAGGGTTTATACCTTAGTTTGACCTCTGCACAATCACTCCAAAGCAATCCCAGAAACAGATCATCACTACAGATAATCATGCACGCATGATAGGTAACTATCATGACTACTGGTACTGTCTAGAATACACTTAAGCATGGCTGATAAGTCTAATTTTGATTaaatgttaacccgttgaggacggtttgattttgctataacacgcatttcccatagacccttgcccgagtatactcgggactcgtcctcaatgggttaatagcaAGACTTACAATGTTGTCACTTTCTATATCAAATTGGAATTTCTAGTGACAGTCCAATCTCTGttggtttatatatatatatatatgtatatacattaggAGTAAGATTTTTACACAAAGATGTGTACAATGTAACAGTGCTTGTTGACAAGTGAATGGAAGGAAGCATGACCACAAGTTTGTTCAATGCACACATTATGATGTACATTATGGAGTGCAAGAGTGgcaaaaaaaagtacaatatatatatatatatatatatatatatatatatatatatcttagaAACATTATCTGCATGCACAATATATGATCTGAAGATACATGcttaatatgtaatatattttcATCTAATCTTACACTTAAAAAAGAAGTGATTGCATgcatagtgtacatgtatatggattCTGAACAAGTCATTTGAGTTTTTGTAACATTGGTCATCATAATTCTTTCCAAGGTTTTAAAGTACATGTtaaaatttgtattcatgtgtAAGTTATGTTTGCGAAGTTATCAGTAATTGGTCTAAAATTATGTACTTGCATCATTGTActatattttgtattaatttGCTCTTGTATTTACCTTCATTATGTATGTAATGTTCTTTACAATTTATGTCATCTccatgttacatttttttttctgttttacagCAAAGTGGATCTGCGAGTGCTTTGACAACTGAATAAAACCATGCTACCGACCAATGAAAAGAACAATTATGCTACTTGCCTGCAAAATAAGATTGAAATACAAAGAAGATAAGAAATGAACAATGTCATGTTTCAAAACTTGAAATAACAGAAAGAACACAGTCACTGACATACTTACAATGCTGTAGTAATACTGCTTGCAACAACATagggtactgtaaaacacaatatatttgtggcatggagccgacggcctttttcgtggcatgaaattttcgcaaactgcCACTGCCAttaagtatatacatgtagcttgggtaagaactttcgcatgcattttaccttcgcaaatcttggctctcgcgaaattcacgaaattacaGTAATTCTTGCTTACCATTCTCTTGAGGCACTTAGCATCTTTCCAGGAGAGTGCAGTGAGTCCAACGATGCCAACCACACAGAAGAGCAGGCTGAGGCCAATGGAAACCATGGCCGGAATGGTGAGGAAGTAGTTACTGGCCACATGTTTTATGTTACCAACGCAGCGGAACAACTCCACGCCGAGGTACATCAGAGCTGCTGAGGCACACTGGAATGTGGACATgaacaaaaagtgaaaaaaaaaattgaaataatgtcACACATAGACAGATACACCTAGCAGTATATTTGCATGCAATCTAACTACAATACTCCATAACTGTATatcgtatacaaacaaagaaacaaaagttTAACTTTATGACGTGttttacacacaaaaatgcTCAGATACTGTTTTATTACATACAGATTTACATGAAGGGTAGCTAGGCCACAACAAAGAAGATCCTTCTGTCCAGAGGAGTTCTATTTTTTACAAACTTTTTTACTTTTACAGCCCTCGCAGGATCCTCCAGTCTATATAGAGCTgtacactatacatgtacattgtgtataccaatacctactgtaaaagtgcaTATTTTCGTGCGACTGATTTTTCGCACTACGATGTAGGTCCGgtaacatatggcaagcaaaaatattcgcgtgcttttattttcatgttagtttctggttgcatgaaatgtgcaaaaattttcaatttcacagtAAGACTCTGTGAGTGTGAAGCCAGATAGTCTCGGTGGAACATAGTTCCGACACGATAGGGGGCCTACAGACTGATCTTTTGGTCAAAACACAAAATGTCAATATGCTAAGAAATTAACATTAGACCTCATATTTAGAAGAAGATGTCGATTTGTCCCAAAATTTTATCACACGAATCAACTTCCAATACTTAGTAAATGTTCATGTTGGACCTTTTACCGTAATTTGAGACTCAATTGCTGATTTTCTCTTTGTTGTCCGCTCAGTAAGAATGTGTACGCTGAATCGTGGGTATGTTCCATGGAATACAAGTTGACAAATTCCTTTCAAATTAGGAGACATGTGGACTAACTGACTGGTTAGACCCACATAGAGGGTCTACATCTAACATTTCACAAGACACTATAAAATTTACTCAACTTTCAGTTTCATTCTACAAACTGAGCTGTGTCAGTATCCTTGGCCTTGCATCAAAGGCCAAACCCTTCATAGTGAACCCTCATCATTCATCATGTCCCGAATGCATCGATACATCATCAAATTGCCATAAATGGCATACCTACGATGTACAACCATACAGGTAAAGGTAAAATCGGTAATGCCAAAAACTTCAGTAAGACATGCAAAAAGACCACTTGATCAAAACCATATCACCAACACCACTCTCAGGTAGCACGATCACCGATTGACTTACCCAGAACAGCACTGACAGGAAAAACATCACGCATTTCGCCGACAGAGCCACGGAACAACATTTGAAAAGCTTCATTTTAAAGTGATGTGTTGGGTTGGTTGATAATTAGATAAACTTTGCGTCTTCAAGGTGAAAACTTTTGAGGAATTCACAGCGAAAATGTAGCGTACAAGCGGGTTAAGTCGCTGATCTCTCTCACAAGTCTGGCTAGATACGCTCCGGTAGCCTGCTACTTGCCTCTGCTATACGGATTAATTCTACACACTTTACTCGTACCCGGTCTTGAATGCaaatgctgtgtgtgtgtggacgtGGGTGATGATGTCACTCTCGCTAGCGCACTCCTCGGTTGCTGTATATTTGTTTACCTCGTTGTCAGCTACTCTACTGCATGTCAATAGATGCCGTCGAGGATCAGGCAGGAGCGAGTACGGTACACTGATCAGTGGATTCATATCCCCTATAACGTATAAATGGCCCTACCTACCTGCCCATAGATTTTTCGGACGCACCTATCATACGGGCGGGGACAACTCTCATATTCCTGAAATGTGTATTGAAAGTTGACATCACCTTACAGTGAATAAAGGGTAAGAATATATTTTTCCATAAGTATCCCCATGCTACACAATGAATAGGATCCGTCCTCTTATGTTTAAAGTTCATTTGCTCGGCACAAAAAATACCGAGTTCGATTTAcggtacagtacatgtagttgagATCCCCCTATAAACAGTTGATCAGTCCTATGATGTCATCGTCTTCATGTAGAAAGCATCATCCGATTCCAATAGGGACAGGTGGCACGTGATGTTGAAGTAAGCTAGTGATGTTGAAAGATCATTGatgttgaaaaaacaaatattgttCAGATGATTGAGGATAAACATACCACACCGTCGATACAATAGGCCTGTACTGTACCTCAGAAGGTactaaactacatgtattgtattgaaGACAGAAGATGCTACACAGTAATGAGATAGCAGGGAGGTGGTAATACTAGTAGACAGTTCCAAGACTTTCCTCCACCCCCGTCTCACTGGTCTGTTCTACCCGGTAGAAAGTAGAGATCACTGATCAGTAGCCCGTCTGGATACCTTTGATCTTCCATTAAACTATGGTCTCCTGATACACAGAAACCATGCAGTGCCTGATACAAGAGAGCCCAGGCACATGTTCCAGCCGTCAAGTCAAGCACATGAATTCAcatcttgaaaacaacaaccaaaatcAAAGTCTAAAATCTTCATtttctgttatttattttttttataaaggaaacgaaatgtggattgagtgaaagcagaattatagtagaacacatcaatgaaagtttaaaatcggacaattgattcaaaagttgtgatttttttaagagtttTGGTGCCGCCATCAACGGATAAGGCGGCTACTACACTTCACATCACTTtggacaataaaaaaatatatatatacagaaattCACAATAATCTTGCTTTTCTACCATAAGAGCACatacttgacttacctctttcagaaagcaggggaataatGCCTCCCTCAACAAAAACGTTGTATTAACAATGGACTAACAATAAtggaatgtacattgtataccttgtttattttccttgtattcTTATTGTACATGTGTAGTCCAAAATGGCGTCAGAAAGTGAAGTGCACATATAGTCTCCTTATCCAACTATGATGGCACTGAAGATTTAAAAACTCACATTTGAATTAATTGTCcggttttcttcaaacttacaccgatgtgttctactagtattgctgtTTTTACTTGATCCTTATTCATATAGTTGgactttggtttcctttaagtgcAAATTCGTAAGTTTGCCTGTACTTAAGGATCTACAAATGTAGATCATCATATATACACCTGTTCTTTTGATgtcctttatatatatatatatatatatatatatatatgcacaaacacacacatatatattcatcataCACTTCCTATTTTCCTTCCTACTTTGTGGGAATTCTTGTAAGCAGTATTTGTGAGAAATGTTGTTCTAGGTATACATAGAAAATTTTCCAAGAAAGAATTTCATGCTATGGGAATTGTCCTGTGGGAATTGCCTACTACATATTAGATTAGAAattacatgaaaatgtatattGTCATTGTTGACTAGGAGAGAGTTTGTGGTTGAAGTGATTCGATTATACCTGCTCAGATCATTATGTTGTACTTAGGCTGCATCAAATCTTCCTTGTTTCTATGACAATTTATTTCTCAAtatttcatgtgcttgcatttCATGTGAGTTTGTTGCAGTTCTGGTTTTGATGTcagtgtattttgtacaaacaATGCATTCATCATTATAACTGATGCCTTTTCTGACAGATCTGTTGCCAAAATTGGGTTTCTTcaggaaatatttttcttttatattatacaatgtaattttctTCGCAATGTCACTTTAATACCATCTCAATGGCAATTCAATGTTAATAAACAAAGAGGAAATGTATTaggaaattttaaaattttgaatatttcataattttctcgGGCCATTGCAGTGTAGACTGTTTTCCGCCAAATGCATGGAAAATGCTGTACAGCTGCATGTGCAGAGTGTATTGATGTAATACAAAACATCAACGATGTCTTCCTGTGTCTCATTCTCTGAACATATCACTAAATGTTAGCATGTGATGTGTTTAAGTCAACACTTTGTCAACTTGGGTGTAGGTGGTTGATTGATTTTCTCTTTTCCCATGTGCCAACTTGTGCAAGTTgactgtacatacatttgttACACAAAAGGAATCAGTGCTGAGTACATTGTACCACACCACAACTACAGTGTCATGGTTTAACAGGAGTTTTATAAAAAGACAAGATACAAACAATTTTATATGCAAAGGCTAACTCAATTGAAATGTACACAGGTcactgtcatatatatatatatatatatatatatatatatacatttttttttttttttggggggggggggtctccaGAACTTTACACCTTAAACAAGCACATTCAAATAGTACAAAACtcaaaagaattcaagaatTATTCTTTAAACCAGCTTATCTGCAGAGGCAAATAACTGCACCATGTCCTGGGGTGGCTACTTGGGGCAGGAAAGAGTTAAAGGTTTACTCAATAATGATATCACTATcaatttttctcactaaatcataactgtacacacgtttagtctagaaacaattttattacaactattggtcacattttgtatatttaacaatacttaacattgattatactgataagCTGTTtgacactggttgtttctatctctaactcacattttagagctattttgaagcacaaaagctgggtttttgtttcatctgcaaatggtaaacaatgcctttaagaTGAACAGATCTAGAGCCTAATGGAAATAGAGAAGAATCCAGTGCCCGTCCTCATGCCAGTACTCAAAGGCAACCACTGCTCTAGGACAAATACATATCACTACTTACAGTCTACTGGACACATctaatttttttatatttatttttctgaaaCCTTATTATGATGACACATGAACTTTGCATATCATTACCTTAAAACCACAAAGCAATCAGCTCAATGAAGCAAATGGAAATGAGCACAGCTTCATAATGaggtttgtgtttttatttttgttttctttaagtTATAGCACCATCAACTAATTTGctgttttcttgtttgattaGAGCATTGACACTCATTGACAAGAATAGATTTCATAAATGATTCTTGTTAGAAAAGTCACAACTCACAGCTGAAACATCATGGATGAGAGGATTTTCTTATGAGTTCTGGAGATACTACTCGAATCAGACAGGCAGCAGTTGCACTGTAGGGCCCTTACTATACAATGCTTACAATCTATTCTGTAGGAATTAGGACATTACCCAACAGGAAACTTTATGCTGTTACTTGTACAACATAAATCTGACTaagtttgtatttgtatcattaTACATTAGCTACACTTAATACTGCCTTCCCAGTTTCTCTTTACACCAAcattctcttcccttttctctACCTCAGTCCCATCAATATGCTGTCCTGTTTCCGAGTTTGTTACAGGGTCAGTGGCTTCTTCTTGCAGCCTCGCACTGCACACAATGTCAGACTGTTTCCTATCTGTGTCCATCTCATGACATTCCACTGATGACCCTTCGACTTTGAAAACTGGTTGAGGCTTAACACAGATACCAGTGTGGTCTGATGAGTCTCTCTCATGATCTGGCAACCCACTGGTCACCTTGTCTCCGCCCTCTCTATTACCATCGCAGTTTGATGCTCCCACTGTGTCCTCCTGCTTGTTACTATGACCACGGTTAACAGACGGCAGGCAGTCTCTGATCTTTACATCAGTATCCTTGACACAGGTATTACCTCTATCATGGCATTCATGGAGTTTGCTCCCTTGGATGTCCTCCAGTTTAATCTTCTTCTCTCCTTTCAATCCGTTTTCACTCTTGTTGCCACGGTGATTTGTTGGCGCTCTCAGTTTGACAGGATCCTTTTTCTGGTCATCCCTTGCATCAGTTCTGCTCTGCGACTTCAGGACAATTTGTGGACCTTTGTACTCCGGGATATTGTATCCAAGGTGTTTCATGAGCAGTGCCATTACCTCGTCAACATAGCAATTAATCTTCAGGTCAGCTTGCTTGTCCTATGACAGGGATAATGAAAACATGAAGTGACAGTGTTATAAAGTTTATTGACCAACACatccattttactttttcatgtttAATTGCTTGATATTTACAATTCACAAATATCTTATCTCAATTCTAATATTGGATACGATTGACTGATACTTATTGAACTGTTAAAAAATTTTATAGACAATCACTTCacgatatacactgtatcatattttgttaacaCTTACAACTTACTTCCTTTTGAGTATGTACATTGCTTTGATTTCATATAAAGTCAAGGCTTGAATACTGGGATCATCACCATCAAGTCTCTTCACTACTGTCATGGTCTGTTCGAGTGGTAtgtggtgtttgtttttttttttttttttttttttttataaattaaaGCTAGGCTTATGAAAAATGGGCAGACTTTGCACAATCACCAGAACTCTATTCTATTAACTTGTTcatatgaatgatttgaaatatttacaaatgCATTTCCAAGTAGATATAAATGGCTGAATATATAGCAGACAGTCAATGTCATCAttacattgattaaaaaaataaaaaaataaataaaaaacaaaaacttaggCCAACTGAATAGTATTGATTACATCACACTGACCAGTTTGGTAGGTTGCAGGTTGACAATGACTAGATGGCCTCCATTCTTCTTGGTCAGTTTGGGCAGAGTCCCACTTGGTATGATCTGCAGCGATGTACCAAGGCACAGCGACAGATCACTCTGTCTGTAGGTTGGTTACCATAGAAACATATCCAAGATTAATTTGCCAGCTATACAAAAAGTCAGAAGTGGAAAGTAGAACTATTGTATCTCGATCCCtccacactttttttctttacccttatgtgtgtgtggacgGATGTAATGTAGAATAGAACAACAAAGAATTATTGAATTCACAAATATCTGCAATtcattatgacaaataaataaatttaatacatgtaatatcatgaattttcttcacatgGTATGAGGAAATTGGTAATAAACTAATATATCTTATTCTCCTTATGAAGAGGATAACACAGAATCATGGTTGGATCAAAATGGTAGACTTGGGATCCCTTCATAAGATATTATtgtttcactgttttgttttgttgtgtatttCAGTTGCCTATTCACAGCCCGATCACAAAGGGTATTGACTCCAAATGTCTGAAACAAGTCCACTGTCCCTTATGTTTTCTTCTGAATAAATTCTTTTTGGCAAATGTCACAAGGATCGAGCTCCAATGTAACATGCTCTTCCTGCAGAACAGTCCAGAATTGCATTTACATTTCAGAGCCTTATTGCCCTTTCTTTCCTCATGTCCTATCAATTTCTATTACTACTATGAAAGGGAAGTATAAACTTCCACATTTGTGGTGCAAAAgctaaagtgtgtgctctagcTGATATATCATGATGTCAATGACTGAACTGTCAACATAATCACATGCAATTTGGACTGCACACAGAACACTAAGATTTAAGTACCAGTAAGCTTTAAATACATATGATCGTAGTTTGTCATGGGATCTAGAAGTAATTAGATTAGATTGCACATTGGTCATACCacgtactgtaaaacgagaaatgtttgtgtgcattttaaattcatgaattttgcgagagccgagattcgcaaaattaaaatgcacgctatagttcttgtctacaccatatgcattgaatgttcagaggcaacttgtgaaaatttcatgctgcgaataaggCCATTGGCTCccattcacgaaaatttcatgccgcgaaaatatcgtgCTTTACAGTACCTTAAATGCTCTTCTGCCAGCAGGAGGTCAGATTCTGGTAGGGCATCTTCCCAGTCTAATATTGTGTCATGTAGCTTTCCCCTGATTGATAAGTTATGAGAACAGTTGTGTGATCAAAACGGCACCTTTGCTGACGAGGTATTCATGCATGCATTATGAACTTCGGTGAAAGCATTCAGGACCATGCAATTGATGAGCAGTCCTATTGCATGATGTACATTCATTGACcttctttttttacaaagatATACAGTTGCAAATGTCCTACTTAAAATAATGGTAATGAATGAAACCAAATAAACAGTTAAGCTTCATA includes these proteins:
- the LOC140230969 gene encoding NAD-dependent protein deacylase sirtuin-6-like; translation: MSVNYAEGLSPYDNKGKCGLPEKFDEPGVVAEKAKKLAELVRDSRHLVVHTGAGISTAAGIPDFRGPNGVWTLEKQGKKPDVNVTFDTARPTLTHMALVELERRGKLQYLVSQNIDGLHIRSGFPKDRLSELHGNMFVEKCNRCGRQNVRSMPVPTMGLKPTGNVCSDKPGRGTCRGKLHDTILDWEDALPESDLLLAEEHLRQSDLSLCLGTSLQIIPSGTLPKLTKKNGGHLVIVNLQPTKLDKQADLKINCYVDEVMALLMKHLGYNIPEYKGPQIVLKSQSRTDARDDQKKDPVKLRAPTNHRGNKSENGLKGEKKIKLEDIQGSKLHECHDRGNTCVKDTDVKIRDCLPSVNRGHSNKQEDTVGASNCDGNREGGDKVTSGLPDHERDSSDHTGICVKPQPVFKVEGSSVECHEMDTDRKQSDIVCSARLQEEATDPVTNSETGQHIDGTEVEKREENVGVKRNWEGSIKCS